Proteins from a single region of Deltaproteobacteria bacterium:
- a CDS encoding acyl-CoA synthetase translates to MKKEIPADYLPPRELWPDEPIPDEFKDLPAQVNIAEEFLDKHVKEGRGDNVAILFGDQKVTYNELLKLANKFANILKDQGVMAQDRVGIRMTNTPQAVAINFGIQKVGAIPVPVSPLWAKEEIAFTLNNAEFAAFAVSAPLMTAVEEGQHEFQFPTKIIVVGGKPEDVKAKGYLCFEELMAQAPDTFDNFKLNLDDIGVILYTSGTTGQPKGCVHFVREVIVESNLVNKYVYKLKPGEVLGGSAPVSFAAGYGTFCLIPFAAGATISLLPKFTPDDMMSTIQKHKVNVVTGLPTAYRKLLEMPNFDDYDRSSVRMYTTGGDALTGKTLAAWEAKTGMPIWEGLGATEMVHLVTSNTMSKFPVPDSIGKALPGYEIKVVNVDGHECAPGEVGSMLVKGPTGTVYWKPYIQENKLLKTMKKGVKDGYNMMGDAVYMDKDGFVYFQAREDDMIKSSGFRLAPTEIEDALIRHPAVRDAGVVGIPDEIIGQRTTAMVELEPGYKPSEELAKEIVNSCIDVLAKYKLPREVVFLEAIPRTPTGKMIKKDMRRLYDEYPNKFRLA, encoded by the coding sequence ATGAAGAAAGAGATTCCTGCCGATTACTTACCCCCCCGAGAACTCTGGCCTGATGAACCAATACCGGATGAGTTCAAAGATCTGCCGGCTCAGGTAAACATTGCTGAGGAGTTTCTCGACAAGCATGTTAAAGAGGGTCGGGGCGATAATGTTGCCATCCTGTTTGGCGACCAGAAGGTGACCTATAACGAGCTTCTGAAATTGGCTAATAAGTTTGCCAATATCCTGAAAGACCAGGGTGTCATGGCCCAGGACCGGGTGGGCATCCGCATGACCAACACCCCCCAGGCGGTAGCCATTAATTTTGGCATTCAGAAAGTCGGGGCCATCCCAGTGCCCGTATCACCCCTGTGGGCCAAGGAAGAAATCGCTTTTACCTTGAATAACGCTGAATTTGCGGCATTTGCAGTCAGTGCGCCGTTGATGACGGCGGTAGAAGAGGGCCAGCACGAATTCCAGTTTCCCACCAAGATCATTGTGGTCGGTGGTAAACCAGAGGACGTCAAGGCCAAGGGATATCTGTGTTTTGAAGAGCTCATGGCTCAGGCTCCGGATACTTTTGACAACTTCAAACTCAATCTGGATGACATCGGGGTCATCCTTTATACCTCCGGGACCACCGGTCAGCCCAAGGGTTGCGTCCATTTTGTCCGGGAGGTCATTGTCGAATCCAACTTAGTTAATAAATATGTTTATAAACTCAAACCCGGCGAGGTGCTGGGCGGCTCGGCGCCGGTCTCCTTTGCTGCGGGCTACGGCACCTTCTGTCTGATTCCCTTTGCCGCGGGCGCGACGATCTCGTTGTTGCCCAAGTTTACTCCTGATGACATGATGTCCACGATCCAAAAACACAAAGTCAATGTGGTCACCGGCTTGCCCACCGCCTACCGGAAGCTGCTGGAAATGCCCAATTTTGATGATTATGACCGCTCCAGTGTACGGATGTATACTACAGGGGGCGATGCCCTGACCGGCAAGACCCTGGCGGCCTGGGAGGCCAAGACCGGCATGCCCATCTGGGAAGGCCTGGGGGCGACCGAAATGGTTCACTTGGTAACCTCTAACACCATGAGCAAGTTTCCGGTGCCCGACTCCATTGGCAAGGCCTTGCCTGGTTATGAGATTAAAGTGGTCAATGTCGATGGACATGAGTGTGCCCCGGGCGAAGTGGGCAGCATGCTGGTCAAAGGCCCCACCGGCACGGTTTACTGGAAGCCCTACATCCAGGAGAACAAGCTTCTGAAAACCATGAAAAAGGGCGTCAAGGACGGCTATAATATGATGGGCGATGCCGTTTATATGGATAAAGACGGCTTTGTTTATTTCCAGGCTCGGGAAGACGATATGATCAAGTCTTCTGGCTTCCGCCTGGCACCCACTGAGATCGAAGACGCCCTGATCCGTCATCCCGCGGTGCGGGATGCGGGTGTGGTCGGCATTCCGGATGAAATCATCGGTCAGCGGACTACCGCCATGGTCGAACTGGAACCCGGCTATAAGCCCTCTGAGGAATTGGCCAAAGAAATCGTAAATTCTTGCATTGACGTCTTAGCCAAATACAAGCTGCCTCGGGAAGTGGTATTCCTGGAAGCCATCCCCCGGACCCCCACCGGCAAGATGATCAAAAAAGATATGCGTCGGCTGTACGACGAGTATCCCAACAAGTTCAGACTGGCGTAA
- a CDS encoding class I SAM-dependent methyltransferase, which yields MSKVLWSENELKFFPVKRCQRLAFRRLGVPHLKGRVADLGAGWGPYHRELTECTIVSLDQAMTPVIQVVGSTLTLPFKDASFSGVMLTETLEHVPTPAIALAEASRILEPQGWLYLTTPQMWPLHYEPHDYYRFTRYGLIYLLNRQQLAVVALESIGGLYTFVFTRLGEKLVKLLITLLGWLPRRWRWAVATILMAPGQYFLYLLGRLLDRLAPRDVLGWAVLAQKKANFAIEEAGPIEPALR from the coding sequence TTGTCAAAAGTCTTGTGGTCCGAAAATGAGCTAAAATTTTTCCCTGTAAAGCGTTGTCAACGCTTGGCTTTTCGGCGTCTAGGGGTCCCGCACTTGAAAGGTCGGGTGGCTGATCTGGGGGCGGGTTGGGGGCCATATCATCGCGAGCTAACTGAGTGTACCATCGTCTCCTTGGATCAGGCGATGACTCCGGTAATCCAGGTAGTCGGTTCCACTCTGACCCTGCCCTTTAAGGACGCCAGCTTTAGTGGAGTTATGCTCACCGAAACCTTGGAACATGTGCCTACCCCTGCCATTGCCCTTGCCGAAGCCTCCCGCATTTTAGAACCCCAAGGCTGGCTTTACCTTACCACTCCCCAAATGTGGCCCCTGCACTATGAACCCCATGATTATTACCGGTTTACCAGATATGGCCTGATTTACCTGCTCAATCGCCAACAGCTAGCGGTGGTGGCCCTGGAATCCATAGGCGGCCTTTACACCTTTGTTTTTACCCGGCTGGGGGAAAAACTGGTAAAATTATTAATTACTCTGTTAGGATGGCTACCCCGGCGGTGGCGCTGGGCTGTGGCAACCATATTAATGGCCCCAGGACAATATTTTCTCTATCTCTTGGGTCGCTTACTGGACCGGCTGGCACCTCGGGATGTCTTGGGATGGGCAGTACTGGCCCAGAAAAAGGCTAATTTTGCTATTGAAGAAGCTGGACCGATAGAGCCCGCTTTAAGGTAA